Part of the Sphingobium lignivorans genome is shown below.
GGCGATTCGATGCCGCGTCTCGGCATCACCGTGACCAAGAAGATCGGCGGCGCCGTCGTGCGCAATCGCATGAAGCGGCGATTCCGGATGCTGGCGGCCGAGCTGCTGCCGACCGAGGGATTCGAAGGGGCCGATCATGTGCTGATTGGCCGTGAGGGTGGCATCGAGCGGGATTATCAGGCCCTGCGCGGCGAGCTTTCGCGCGCCTTGCGCAAGATCGGCGGCCGGCGTGGCAAGCCCTCGCCCGAGGGCGCTCAGCCCGACCCGCAGCGATGATCGCCCGGGCGTTCATTCTTGTGGCGCGGGCCTGGCAGATCGGGCCCAGCCGCCTGATGCCGCCCACCTGCCGCTATTCGCCCAGCTGCTCGCAATATGCCATCGAGGCCCTCACGAAACATGGCGCGATAAGGGGTGGCTGGCTGGCGGCGAAGCGGCTATTGCGCTGCCACCCATGGGGCGGATGCGGCCATGATCCAGTGCCTTAGCTGCTCATGACTGGCCGGAACGAACAGGACGCAAGAGAGACTCGTGAACGATAAGCGCAACATCATCCTCGCCGTGGTGCTGACGATCGCCATCCTGTTCGGCTGGCCCGTGATTTCCGGCTATTTCTTCCCCCAGCTCAATCAGCCCGCGCCGCGCCCGGCGGCAAGCGCGCCGGCCGATCCCGCCTCGGGCGCCGCTCCGGTTCCGGGTGCGCCTGGCGCGCCGGGTGCCGCGCAGGCCATGCGCTCGCTGCCGCAGGCGCTGCGTGACGCGCCGCGCGTCGCGATCGAGACGCCCAAGCTGCGCGGTTCCATCAATCTGCGTGGAGCGCGCATCGACGATATCGTCCTGCCCACGCACAAGCAGACCATCGAGAAGGATTCGCCGCCGGTCCGCCTGTTCAGCCCCAGCGGCACGAAGGATGCCTATTTCGCGACCTTCAGCTGGAGCGGCGAGGGCATGAAGCTGCCCGGCGCGGAAACCGTCTGGACCCCGGATCGGCAGACGCTGACGCCGCAGTCCCCGGTCACGCTGCACTGGGACAATGGCAGCGGCCAGCGCTTCCTCATCCGTCTCTCGGTTGACAATGACTATATGATCACCGCTGCCCAGACGGTCGAGAATGCCGGCACCGGCGCGGTCGTGGCGCGGCCTTATGGCCTGCTCTCGCGCCTTGGCCCCTCGCGCGATCCCTCGACCTGGACGATCCACACCGGCCCGGTCGGCGTGTTCAACGGGTCCGCCAATTACGATGTCGACTTCGCGACCCTCGACAAGGAAGGCGACCAGCGCTTCGCCACGCGTGGCGGCTGGCTGGGCTTCACGGATCTCTACTGGCATGCCGCGCTCATTCCGGCGCAGACTCTCCCGGTCGAGGCGCAGTTCCGCTCGGGCGCGGACCAGCGCTATCAGGCCGACATGACCTATGGCCCCGTCGCGCTGGCGCCCGGCAAGTCCGTCACCACCACCAGCCGGCTCTTCGTGGGCGCCAAGGAAACCCCGGTCCTCGAACGTTATGCCGATCAGGAAGGTGTGCAGCTTTTCGACCGCGCGATCGACTGGGGCTGGTTCCGCTGGTTCGAGAAGCCGATCTTCTACCTGCTGGACTGGCTGTTCCGGATGATCGGCAATTTCGGCGTGGCGATTATCTGCCTCACCTTCATCGTGCGCGGCCTCATGTTCCCCATCGCACAGCGCCAGTTCGCCTCCATGGCGGCCATGCGCGCGATCCAGCCCAAGATGAAGGCGATCCAGGAGCGCTACAAGGACGACAAGGTCAAGCAGCAGCAGGAGATCATGGAGCTGTATCGCTCCGAGAAGGTCAATCCGCTTGCCGGCTGCCTGCCCATCTTCCTGCAGATCCCGATCTTCTTCGCGCTCTACAAGGTGCTGATGCTGGCGGTGGAGATGCGCCACCAGCCCTTCTATCTGTGGATCAAGGATCTTTCCGCGCCCGATCCGCTTCACATCCTCAACCTGTTCGGCCTGCTTCCCTTCACGCCGCCCAGCTTCCTCGGCATCGGCCTGCTCGCGGTCATCCTGGGCATCACCATGTGGCTGCAGTTCAAGCTCAATCCGGCACCGATGGACGAGATGCAGAAGCAGATCTTCTCGATCATGCCCTGGGTGATGATGTTCATCATGGCGCCTTTCGCCGCGGGCCTGCTCATCTACTGGTGCACGTCCAACATCCTCACCATTGCACAGCAATGGTGGCTGTATCGCCAGCATCCGGTGCTCGGCCAGCCGGCGGCGGAAGCGAAGTAGCGCGGCGGCCGGCGCCAGCGCCGGGCGCGCTGGCGATCCTGAATGAACGGAGACTTGGTGATGGACGAGGCCGACCAGACAGATCGCATCGAGGAGGCCCGGCGCATCTTCGCGGGGCCGATCGCGTTCCTCAAGTCGGCTCCCAGCCTCAAGTTCCTGCCGGATGCCGACGTGCCGGAAGTGGCCTTCGCCGGGCGGTCCAATGTCGGCAAGTCCTCGCTCATCAATGCGCTGACCGGCCGCAATGCGCTGGCCCGCACATCCAATACGCCCGGCCGCACGCAGGAGCTGAACTTCTTCGATGTCGGCAGCCCGCTGCGCTTCCGGCTCGTGGACATGCCGGGCTATGGCTATGCGAAGGCGCCCAAGG
Proteins encoded:
- the rnpA gene encoding ribonuclease P protein component encodes the protein MTRRADFLAANRGLRAPMPGFVLLVRDRHDGDSMPRLGITVTKKIGGAVVRNRMKRRFRMLAAELLPTEGFEGADHVLIGREGGIERDYQALRGELSRALRKIGGRRGKPSPEGAQPDPQR
- the yidD gene encoding membrane protein insertion efficiency factor YidD, with protein sequence MIARAFILVARAWQIGPSRLMPPTCRYSPSCSQYAIEALTKHGAIRGGWLAAKRLLRCHPWGGCGHDPVP
- the yidC gene encoding membrane protein insertase YidC, with amino-acid sequence MNDKRNIILAVVLTIAILFGWPVISGYFFPQLNQPAPRPAASAPADPASGAAPVPGAPGAPGAAQAMRSLPQALRDAPRVAIETPKLRGSINLRGARIDDIVLPTHKQTIEKDSPPVRLFSPSGTKDAYFATFSWSGEGMKLPGAETVWTPDRQTLTPQSPVTLHWDNGSGQRFLIRLSVDNDYMITAAQTVENAGTGAVVARPYGLLSRLGPSRDPSTWTIHTGPVGVFNGSANYDVDFATLDKEGDQRFATRGGWLGFTDLYWHAALIPAQTLPVEAQFRSGADQRYQADMTYGPVALAPGKSVTTTSRLFVGAKETPVLERYADQEGVQLFDRAIDWGWFRWFEKPIFYLLDWLFRMIGNFGVAIICLTFIVRGLMFPIAQRQFASMAAMRAIQPKMKAIQERYKDDKVKQQQEIMELYRSEKVNPLAGCLPIFLQIPIFFALYKVLMLAVEMRHQPFYLWIKDLSAPDPLHILNLFGLLPFTPPSFLGIGLLAVILGITMWLQFKLNPAPMDEMQKQIFSIMPWVMMFIMAPFAAGLLIYWCTSNILTIAQQWWLYRQHPVLGQPAAEAK